One genomic segment of Hordeum vulgare subsp. vulgare chromosome 2H, MorexV3_pseudomolecules_assembly, whole genome shotgun sequence includes these proteins:
- the LOC123427005 gene encoding uncharacterized protein LOC123427005, whose amino-acid sequence MASRVHAEPAPDPREARRQSRVGFACLLPWAKHFGHSLRLFKGRAHGRLGHPPGSFPPHPPRMLVRSLLPHHSATPEPPQRGRAPAMDEPFIVTGKIIAMMIRNGELVAEAGMECPKCEHRIDNSDVSSQWPGLPIGVKFDPTDLELLGHLEGKISRAVPHVLIDDFIPTIGKEEGICYTHPENLPGVKLDGIASHFFHKIGNAYDVGTRKRRKISNNYHTVCDERLRWHKTGKSRSILDNNGVIKGWKKIMVLYMGSKKGGGKTKKTNWRMHQYHLGVDEDEKDGELVVSKVFYQSESEKAGQPLIWCGNEEYDSFAGENDPPTPMTYPPEPCRPNDSPFETEQNQEEDEEFRQSAVRGAKEWLAGTTSHAVNDMALPGLDEHPSRGGTPDYPENSEKQHLPLDAEELQGFPDLGTSPHFSSLAGMKFDSLDGFHSWLKDM is encoded by the exons ATGGCGAGCCGAGTCCACGCCGAGCCTGCGCCCGACCCTAGGGAGGCGCGGAGGCAGAGCAGGGTGGGGTTCGCTTGCTTGTTGCCGTGGGCAAAACATTTTGGTCACAGCCTCCGCCTATTTAAAGGGCGCGCGCACGGCAGGCTCGGACACCCGCCCGGAAGTTTCCCTCCCCACCCCCCTCGGATGCTCGTCCGCTCCCTTCTCCCTCACCACTCCGCCACTCCCGAACCTCCGCAGCGCGGCCGGGCGCCCGCCATGGACGA GCCATTCATTGTTACTGGAAAGATAATTGCTATGATGATAAGAAACGGGGAATTGGTTGCAGAAGCAGGGATGGAGTGCCCAAAATGCGAACATCGCATTGATAATAGTGAT GTTTCATCACAGTGGCCAGGACTCCCTATTGGAGTTAAGTTTGATCCAACTGATCTTGAACTGCTTGGACATTTAGAAGGCAAGATTAGCAGGGCAGTGCCACATGTACTAATAGATGATTTTATTCCAACCATAGGGAAGGAGGAAGGAATCTGCTATACACATCCGGAAAATCTCCCTG GTGTCAAATTAGACGGGATTGCCAGTCATTTCTTCCACAaaataggaaatgcctatgatgtTGGCACGCGCAAGCGCCGCAAGATTAGCAACAATTACcacactgtttgtgatgagcgTCTCAGATGGCACAAGACTGGAAAATCCAGATCTATCTTAGATAATAACGGTGTCATAAAAGGGTGGAAGAAAATAATGGTTCTTTACATGGGTTCTAAGAAAGGAGGTGGCAAGAcaaaaaaaactaattggaggatgcATCAGTATCACCTTGGGGTAGATGAAGATGAAAAGGACGGGGAGCTTGTTGTTTCCAAAGTCTTCTATCAGTCGGAGTCAGAGAAAGCCGGGCAGCCTCTAATTTGGTGTGGTAATGAAGAATACGATTCATTTGCTGGGGAAAATGATCCTCCAACCCCAATGACATACCCTCCGGAGCCTTGTCGCCCAAATGACAGTCCATTCGAAACCGAGCAGAATCAG GAGGAGGATGAAGAATTCCGCCAATCTGCTGTCCGGGGAGCCAAGGAATGGCTCGCTGGAACCACGTCGCATGCCGTTAATGACATGGCGCTGCCTGGCCTGGATGAACACCCGTCACGCGGCGGAACCCCGGACTACCCTGAGAACAGTGAGAAGCAGCATCTGCCTCTTGACGCGGAAGAGCTCCAAGGTTTCCCCGACCTCGGAACGTCTCCGCACTTCTCCTCTCTGGCT GGCATGAAGTTTGACTCGCTGGATGGCTTCCACAGCTGGCTAAAGGACATGTAG